A segment of the Streptomyces sp. NBC_01235 genome:
CCCTGCTGAACGGCCGTGAGCCGAAGAAACCGCGGTCCGCCGACATCGGCGAGGGATGCGCGGACTCGATCGCCGGAAGATCCCCGAGCAACGGCCGCAGATTACGCGCGTCACGCCCCCAAAGGACCGACACCAGCGGCTTCCCTCGTGCGGCCAACGCCCGGATGGCCTGCTCGGTGACCTCCTCCCAGCCCTTGCCACGGTGCGCGGCCGGCTTGCGCGGGGCCGTCGTCAACGCCCTGTTGAGCAACAGCACACCCTGCTGCGTCCACGGCGTCAGATCACCGTTGGACGGCCTGGGCAGCCCCAGGTCGGAGTGCATCTCCCGGAAGATGTTCTCCAGGCTCCCCGGCAGCGAACGCACCTCGGGCGCCACCGCGAAACTCAACCCGATCGCCATCCCCGGTGTGGGATAGGGATCCTGGCCGACGATCAGGACGCGGACGTCGTCGAAGGGCTGCTGGAAGGCCCTCAGGACGTTCGCCCCGGCCGGAAGATAGGTCCGGCCCGCAGCTATCTCGGCCCGGAGGAAGTCCCCCATGGCCGCGATACGTTCGGCCACAGGTTCCAGAGCCTTCGCCCAGCCTGCTTCGACAAGTTCATGCAAGGGTCGTGGTGCCACGACGCGCCACTCTACTGGCACGCGCCGCGCCCCTGCACAAGCGGAGAAACCCCGCACGCGGACGCCGTCCCTCGGCACTACCCTTCCTTCTCGCCAAGGTCTTCGAGCCGGTCACAGGGAAGGAGCGGAGCATGTCGCCTCCGGTGATCGAGCCACTCCCTCCCCGAAACGCAGATCCTGACCGTCAGGGCGCACCGGCGCCTGCCGTGACCGCCGACGCCGGTCCCGGCGACGACACCGCCACCGCCTCCAGCACCGCGACCGGCTCCCCGTACGGCTCCGACTCCCGGTCCGGCATCCTCGCCGTGGATTCGGGTGGTTCCGGGCTGCGGGTCGCGCTGGGAACCGCCGAGCGGGGGGTCCTGGGCCGACGCTCGTCCGAGGTGCCCGTGCGCACCGGCGCGCGGGGCATCGACCCGGGCCATCTCATGGCGCACCTCGCGCCACTGGTCCGGGCGTTGACGGAGGAGACCGGTGCCCCGACGCCGGCCACGGCCGTCGTGGGCGCGGCCGGGTTCAGCACGCTGGGCGACGCCCTGCGGGCGGAGCTTCCGGGCGCGCTGGCGCGGGAGTTCGGGGTCCGTACGACCGCGCTCGCCGCCGACGCCGTCACCGCCTATGTCGGTGCGCTCGGAGCGCGGCCGGGTGCGGTGGTGGCGGCCGGCACGGGTCTGATCGCGATCGGCACGGATCTGACGGCGTGGCGGCGGGCGGACGGGTGGGGTCATCTGCTCGGTGACTGCGGGGGTGGCGCCTGGATCGGCCGGGCGGGGCTGGAAGCCGCCCTGCGCGCGTACGACGGGCGTCCCGGCGGGTCCGCTCCGCTCCTGGCCCGCGCCGAGGAGCGGTTCGGCCCGATGCCCGGCCTGCCCGGCCTGCTCTACCCTCGCGCGGACCGCCCGGCCGTCCTCGCCTCCTTCGCGCCGCACGTGGCCGGTTGCGCCCAGGACGACCCGGTCGCCGCCGGCATCCTGCGTGCGGCGGCCGGGCACCTGGCCGAGTCGGCCGCCGCCGTCTGTCCGCGCGGCGGGGAGCCCCGGATCGCCCTCACCGGGGGCCTGTTCAGGATCGGCGACCCTCTCCTCGTCCCCCTGGAGGGCGAATTGGCGAGACGGCTGCCGCACGCCCGGCGGGTGCCCGCCGATGGCGATCCGCTGGACGGCGCCGTGCGCATCGCCATCGCTCTGGCAACGGGCACGCTCACGCTGCCGGGCGAGGACACGCTGCTGTCGGTGGTGCACCAGACGTAATGCATCGGGCGTAGGGAACGTACGTGGCGGTCCAAAAGCGGGGATTACCCCCTTCGAGGGCAAGTCGCCCGGAAAACACGCTGATCACTTCTGATCCGTACGTAACTCATCAGACAAAACCGGACGGATACCGCTCACCTGCACCCTCCCCGAACAGGGGAGCCCAGGAAGCCAGTAACATGCCTCGCCATGAGCTCCCCCACTGGGCCCGCGTCCGGCCTGCCAGTACGAATGCCGCGACCTCGCCAGCCCGGGCGGCACCGCCGACCCGAGCCCCTGGCGGCTCCTGAGGGCGCGCCCGCCCTCGTTCTCGCGGTGCCGGGTACGCCGAGTGCCGCCACCCGCGGCCTCGCCGAGGAGATCGTGAGCATCGCCCGCTCCGAGCTCCCCGGCCTGGACGCGCGCATCGGCTATCTCGACGGGGACGACACCGACTTCCCCACCCTGCAGTCCGTGCTCGTGTACGCCGCCGAGGAGCGCACCGCCCGCTTCGAGCAGGCCCGTGCCGCCGGTCTGGACGTCAACGAGCCCGACGGCCCGGTCGCCGTCGTCGTGCCGCTGCTGGCCGGCCCCGACAGCGCGCTGCTGCGCCAGGTCCGCCAGGCCGTCATGGAGAGCCGGATCGCGGCCGAACTGACCGATGTGCTCGGCCCGCACCCGCTGCTCGCGGAGGCGCTGCACGTGCGGCTGTCCGAGGCCGGTCTGGCCCGCGCGGACCGCGCCCGGCTGTTCACCGTGGCGACGGCCGCGGACGGCATCATCCTGGCCTCCGTGGGCGGCGAGGAAGCCGTGCAGGCGGCCGGGATCACCGGCATGCTGCTCGCCGCGCGCCTCGCCGTGCCGGTGATGGCCGCGGCCCTCGACCAGGAGGGGTCCATCGCCTCCGTCGCCGAGCAGCTGCGTTCCTCCGGCTCCCAGCAACTGGCGCTGGCTCCGTACCTGATCGGCCCGGAGATCGACGCCACGCTGATCGAGGAGGCGGCCAAGGAGGCGGGCTGCGCCGCCGCCGAGGCGCTCGGCCCGTACCCGGCCATCGGCAAGCTCGCGCTGGCCAAGTACACGACCGCTCTCGGCATCGCCCCTCCGCAGCCGCAGGGCGCGCCGGTCCGTTGATCCAACCGTTGGGACGCAGTACGACCCAAAGGGTCCGCACCGGCTGAGGAGCGGGCCCTTCGTCGTGCGGACGGCCGGGGCGGAACATGCCATTGACGCGGGGTGTG
Coding sequences within it:
- a CDS encoding uracil-DNA glycosylase encodes the protein MAPRPLHELVEAGWAKALEPVAERIAAMGDFLRAEIAAGRTYLPAGANVLRAFQQPFDDVRVLIVGQDPYPTPGMAIGLSFAVAPEVRSLPGSLENIFREMHSDLGLPRPSNGDLTPWTQQGVLLLNRALTTAPRKPAAHRGKGWEEVTEQAIRALAARGKPLVSVLWGRDARNLRPLLGDLPAIESAHPSPMSADRGFFGSRPFSRVNDLLLRQGAQPVDWQLP
- a CDS encoding N-acetylglucosamine kinase is translated as MTADAGPGDDTATASSTATGSPYGSDSRSGILAVDSGGSGLRVALGTAERGVLGRRSSEVPVRTGARGIDPGHLMAHLAPLVRALTEETGAPTPATAVVGAAGFSTLGDALRAELPGALAREFGVRTTALAADAVTAYVGALGARPGAVVAAGTGLIAIGTDLTAWRRADGWGHLLGDCGGGAWIGRAGLEAALRAYDGRPGGSAPLLARAEERFGPMPGLPGLLYPRADRPAVLASFAPHVAGCAQDDPVAAGILRAAAGHLAESAAAVCPRGGEPRIALTGGLFRIGDPLLVPLEGELARRLPHARRVPADGDPLDGAVRIAIALATGTLTLPGEDTLLSVVHQT
- a CDS encoding sirohydrochlorin chelatase, coding for MSSPTGPASGLPVRMPRPRQPGRHRRPEPLAAPEGAPALVLAVPGTPSAATRGLAEEIVSIARSELPGLDARIGYLDGDDTDFPTLQSVLVYAAEERTARFEQARAAGLDVNEPDGPVAVVVPLLAGPDSALLRQVRQAVMESRIAAELTDVLGPHPLLAEALHVRLSEAGLARADRARLFTVATAADGIILASVGGEEAVQAAGITGMLLAARLAVPVMAAALDQEGSIASVAEQLRSSGSQQLALAPYLIGPEIDATLIEEAAKEAGCAAAEALGPYPAIGKLALAKYTTALGIAPPQPQGAPVR